A stretch of the Tachyglossus aculeatus isolate mTacAcu1 chromosome 6, mTacAcu1.pri, whole genome shotgun sequence genome encodes the following:
- the PCDH18 gene encoding protocadherin-18: MRLAARGGGLPAGPPAPLLVLLASLGAGALGRNLRYRLYEEQRVGTVVGRLWEDAGDVLARLPSPGSVRFRAMQRGSAPPLLSVREDTGDIRVAARVDREQLCPAQPNCSIQFDVITLPTDHLQLFHVEVEVLDINDHAPQFARPLIPIEISESAAVGTRIPLDGAADPDVGDNGLHGYALAANDAFGLEVRTRAADGAAFAELVVARELDRERTASYQLRLTASDRGTPPRTGSALLSVSVSDSNDNSPAFERPAYTVRLAEDAPVGTLLLDLNATDPDLGPNGQVVYAFSGHVAPAVAETFRVDPRRGLLTLARPLDFEAVASYEIGVQAQDLGPNSIPAHCKVSVQVADVNDNSPEIDLNLMGPGREEAAHVSEGDPVDTFVALVRVRDADSGPNGQVACRLHGHGRFRLHRTYEDNYLVLTNATLDREERDEYSLTLVAEDHGTPGLSATRRFTVRVGDVNDNAPRFQRSRYELAVSENNAPGAYLDSVAATDPDLGPNGRVTYAIPDGSVAGRPLAAFVTVDPANGALYALRPFDREEVGEIVFVVEARDGGEPRGLGTNVTVVLAVVDENDNAPIIVAPPLRNGTAHVPIPRGAGPGYRLVGVRAVDRDAGANARLGCSIEAGNDDAAFFLDPDLCDLYVNVSAASLPPAGRELRVLVYDHGRPPLHARALLHCSVAQGAEGPAGAAGNSASPAPPDASLLIIVSLGAVCALLLGAMVLFATRCNRDKKDTRSYNCRVAESTYQQHPKRPARQIHKGDITLVPTVNGTLPIRSQHRPSPSTSPRLERGPLGRGSGAPGHHSHQSLNSLGTVSSGHGPDRFSLDLTHATPAVEVSQLFAMLHQGQYQPRPSFRGNKYSRSYRYALQDMDKFSLKDSGRGDSEAGDSDYDLGRDSPIDRLLGEGFSDLFLTDGRIPTAMRLCTEECRVLGHSDQCWMPPLPSPSDYRTNLFIPGEEFPPPPESPPATSAAAVQAGDPGDKKRSFSTFGKDADSAGGDPGPSSLLAEMSCVFQRLLPPSLDADPPGGTADCPNSLERRKGHLLAKPAGYPQGVAAWAASTHFQNPAGNPGPAAGTHASGQPAAKWLPAMEEIPENYEEDDLDNALNHLGEGQHELMDASELVAEINKLLQEARQS; encoded by the exons ATGAGGCTGGCGGCCCGTGGCGGGGGGCTCCCCGCGGGCCCGCCCGCCCCGCTCCTCGTCCTGCTGGCCAGCCTGGGCGCGGGGGCTCTGGGCAGGAACCTGCGCTACCGGCTGTACGAGGAGCAGCGGGTGGGCACGGTGGTCGGCCGGCTGTGGGAGGACGCCGGGGACGTGCTGGCGCGGCTGCCCAGTCCGGGCTCCGTGAGGTTCCGGGCCATGCAGCGGGGCAGCGCGCCGCCGCTGCTGAGCGTGCGGGAGGACACGGGCGACATCCGCGTGGCGGCCCGCGTGGACCGCGAGCAGCTCTGCCCGGCCCAGCCCAACTGCTCCATCCAGTTCGACGTGATCACGCTGCCCACCGACCACCTGCAGCTCTTCCACGTGGAGGTGGAGGTGCTGGACATCAACGACCACGCGCCCCAGTTCGCCCGCCCGCTCATCCCCATCGAGATCTCCGAGAGCGCCGCCGTGGGCACCCGCATCCCGCTGGACGGGGCCGCCGACCCGGACGTGGGCGACAACGGCCTGCACGGCTACGCGCTGGCCGCCAACGACGCCTTCGGCCTGGAGGTGCGCACCCGGGCGGCCGACGGGGCCGCCTTCGCCGAGCTGGTGGTGGCCCGGGAGCTGGACCGCGAGCGCACGGCCAGCTACCAGCTGCGGCTGACCGCCTCGGACCGGGGGACGCCGCCCCGCACCGGCTCGGCCCTGCTGTCCGTCAGCGTGTCCGACTCCAACGACAACAGCCCGGCCTTCGAGCGGCCCGCCTACACAGTCCGGCTGGCCGAGGACGCCCCCGTGGGGACCCTGCTCCTGGACTTGAACGCCACCGACCCGGACCTGGGGCCCAACGGCCAGGTGGTGTACGCCTTCAGCGGCCACGTGGCCCCCGCCGTGGCCGAGACCTTCCGCGTCGACCCCCGGCGGGGGCTGCTGACCCTGGCCCGGCCCCTGGACTTCGAGGCCGTGGCCTCCTACGAGATCGGCGTGCAGGCCCAGGACCTGGGCCCCAATTCCATCCCGGCGCACTGCAAGGTCAGCGTCCAGGTGGCCGACGTCAATGACAACAGCCCCGAGATCGACCTCAACCTCATGGGCCCCGGCCGCGAGGAGGCCGCCCACGTGTCCGAGGGCGACCCCGTCGACACCTTCGTGGCCCTGGTCCGCGTCCGGGACGCCGACTCGGGCCCCAACGGCCAGGTGGCCTGCAGGCTGCACGGGCACGGGCGCTTTCGCCTCCACCGGACCTACGAGGACAACTATCTGGTCCTGACCAACGCCACCCTGGATCGGGAGGAGCGGGACGAGTACAGCCTGACGCTGGTGGCCGAGGACCACGGGACGCCGGGCCTCTCGGCCACCCGCCGCTTCACCGTCCGAGTGGGCGACGTCAACGACAACGCGCCCCGCTTCCAGCGGAGCCGCTACGAGCTGGCCGTGTCCGAGAACAACGCCCCGGGGGCCTACCTGGACTCCGTCGCGGCCACCGACCCGGACCTGGGCCCCAACGGCCGCGTCACCTACGCCATCCCGGACGGCTCGGTCGCCGGCCGGCCCCTGGCCGCCTTCGTCACCGTCGATCCGGCCAACGGGGCCCTCTACGCGCTGCGGCCCTTCGACCGCGAGGAGGTCGGGGAGATCGTCTTCGTCGTGGAGGCGCGGGACGGGGGCGAGCCGCGGGGGCTCGGCACCAACGTCACCGTCGTCCTCGCCGTCGTGGACGAGAACGACAACGCCCCGATCATCGTGGCCCCGCCGCTGCGCAACGGCACGGCCCACGTCCCCATCCCCCGCGGCGCCGGGCCCGGCTACCGGCTGGTGGGCGTCCGGGCCGTGGACCGGGACGCTGGGGCCAACGCCCGGCTCGGCTGCTCCATCGAGGCAGGCAACGATGACGCCGCCTTCTTCCTGGACCCGGACCTCTGCGACCTGTACGTCAACGTGAGcgcggcctccctgcctcccgccgGCCGTGAGCTCCGGGTGTTGGTCTACGACCACGGCCGCCCGCCCCTCCACGCCCGGGCCCTCCTGCACTGCTCCGTGGCCCAAGGGGCCGAGGGGCCGGCCGGCGCCGCGGGGAACTCGgccagccccgccccgcccgacgCCTCGCTGCTGATCATCGTGTCCCTTGGGGCCGTCTGCGCCCTGCTGCTCGGGGCCATGGTCCTGTTCGCCACCAGATGCAACCGCGACAAGAAAGACACGCGGTCCTACAACTGCCGCGTGGCCGAGTCCACCTACCAGCAGCACCCCAAGAGGCCGGCCCGGCAGATCCACAAGGGTGACATCACCCTGGTGCCCACCGTCAACGGCACCCTGCCCATCCGATCTCAGCACcggccctccccctccacctccccgagGCTGGAGAGAGGCCCGCTGGGCCGCGGCAGCGGGGCGCCCGGCCACCACAGCCACCAGTCCCTCAACAGCCTGGGGACCGTTTCCTCGGGCCACGGGCCGGACCGTTTCTCCCTGGACCTGACACACGCTACGCCCGCGGTGGAG GTGTCCCAGCTCTTCGCCATGCTCCACCAGGGCCAGTACCAGCCGAGACCCAGCTTCCGAGGCAACAAGTACTCCCGAAGCTACAG GTACGCcctgcaggacatggacaagtTCAGCCTCAAAGACAGCGGCCGCGGTGACAGCGAGGCCGGAGACAGCGACTACGACCTAGGTCGGGACTCTCCCATCGACAGGCTCCTCGGGGAAGGGTTCAGCGACCTCTTCCTCACGGACGGGAGAATTCCCACAG CCATGCGACTGTGCACGGAGGAATGCCGGGTCCTCGGACACTCTGACCAGTGCTGGATGCCGCCTCTCCCGTCCCCCTCGGACTACCGAACCAACCTCTTCATCCCGGGCGAGGAGTTCCCGCCGCCGCCCGAGTCGCCACCCGCCACCTCCGCCGCTGCCGTGCAGGCTGGGGATCCCGGCGACAAGAAGAGGAGCTTCTCCACCTTCGGGAAGGACGCCGACAGTGCCGGGGGGGACCCGGGCCCCTCGTCGCTGCTTGCCGAGATGAGCTGTGTCTTCCAGCGCCTGCTGCCCCCGTCCTTAGACGCCGACCCTCCGGGCGGCACGGCCGACTGCCCCAACTCGCTGGAGCGGCGCAAGGGTCACCTGTTGGCCAAGCCTGCCGGGTACCCCCAGGGTGTGGCGGCCTGGGCGGCCAGCACGCACTTCCAGAATCCCGCTGGCAACCCCGGGCCGGCCGCGGGGACCCACGCCAGCGGCCAGCCGGCGGCCAAATGGCTCCCGGCCATGGAGGAGATCCCCGAGAACTATGAGGAGGACGACTTGGACAACGCTCTCAACCACCTGGGCGAAGGCCAGCACGAACTGATGGACGCCAGCGAGCTGGTGGCCGAGATCAACAAGCTGCTCCAGGAAGCACGGCAGAGCTAG